The Rhizobium rosettiformans genomic sequence TCTTCCTCTCCATGCTGGCCTTCGCCACGCAGGACCTGATCCTCGAGCCCTATGCCGGCCTTCTCTTCGGCATGACGCCGGGCGAAACGACAGCCCTCTCAGGCATCCAGCATGGCGGCGTGCTGCTTGGCATGATGACGGTCGGGCTGTCGGGCGCGCTTCTCGGAAAACGCTATCCCGGTCTGCCGAGACATTTCATCACCTGGGGCTGCTTCGGCTCGGCCGTGGCCTTGGGCGCCCTCGCACTTTCCACGCAAGCCGCGCCCATCTGGCCGCTGAAGTTCAACATCTTTCTGCTTGGCGCAGCCAACGGCGCCTTCGCGGTGGCGGCCGTCGGCACGATGATGATCCTTGCGGGACAGGGCCGTACATCCAACTACGGAATGCGGATGGGCGTCTGGGGAGCCGCACAGGCCATCGCCTTCGGGCTCGGCGGCGTCCTCGGAACGGTGGCGCTCGATCTTGGTCGCTGGCTGACGGCAAGTGATGCTCATGCTTTCGCGGCAGTTTTTTCGATCGAGGCGGGCCTTTTCCTCGTGTCTGCCCTCGTCGCGACGCGGATCGGACGTCAAGCGATGCGATCGCCACCCCCGATCCAAAACGCTGCAATCATGCCTGGAGAATGAACCCTGAGGCCGGATGCCCGGCAGGGAGACGCGCATGTCGAAGATCTATGACGTTGTCGTTGTCGGTGGAGGCCCTTGTGGCGCCATGGCGGCCGAGCGGCTGGCCGAAAAGGGGCATAGCGTGCTCCTCATCGACCCGGATAACCGCATCAAGCCCTGCGGCGGGGCAATCCCGTCGAGAGCGCTGGCCGATTTCGCCATTCCCGAGACCCAGCTGGTGGCGCGCACCAATGCCGCGCGGATCATCGCACCATCGGGTCGGACCGTGGACATGACGATCGGCGACATCGGTTATGTCGGCATGGTGGATCGCGCCGCCTTCGACCCTTACCTTCGTCAGCGCGCAGCCGACGCCGGGGCGGAGAGACTTTGCGGCAAGCTCGACGAGATGACGGAAGGAGATGGCGACCTGCTCGAACTGACCGTGGAATCGACGATCAAGGATGCCGGTCCGGAACCGATCCAGATCCGGGCCCGACGCGTCATCGGTGCAGACGGCGCCAACTCGGCCGTGCGGCGCCTGATGTTCCCGGCCTCCCGCAAGCCGCCCTATGTCTTTGCCTATCACGAGATCGTCGAAAGCCCGCCCAACGCCGATGAGGCCGTCTTCAAGGCCGACCGCTGTGACGTCGTCTATGATGGCCGGATCTCGCCGGATTTCTACGGCTGGGTTTTCCCCCATGGCGGACAGACCAGCATCGGCACCGGCACCGCAGTCAAGGGACACAACATCCGGGGAGCAACCCGGGCCTTGAAGCTTGCCGCTGGCCTCGGCGACTGTCGGGTCATACGAAGAGAAGGGGCGCCGCTGCCGTTGAAACCGATGAAGCGCTGGGACAACGGTCGCAACGTTCTGCTGGCTGGCGATGCCGCAGGCACCGTTGCGCCGTCATCGGGCGAAGGCATCTATTACGCCATGCTCTGCGGAAGGCTATCGGCAGACTCCGTGCACCAGTCACTGCTAACCAATAGCGGACGGGCATTGGCCGATGCGCGCCGGACCTTCATGCGCGCCCATGGCAGGGTCTTTCTGATTCTCGGTATCATGCAGACGATCTGGTATCGCAACGACAGGCTGCGCGAGAAGTTCGTGGCCATGTGCGCCGACCCCGACGTGCAGCGACTGACCTGGGAATCCTATCTCAACAAGAAACTGGTGCGCCGTGATCCCCTCGCCCATGTGCGGGTCTTCTTCAAAGATCTCGCCAAGCTATTCGGCATCCCTGCGGGGCAAAGATGACGGCACCGCTGGTCTTTCTCTTCACGTCGGGCTGGATCAGTGCCGTGGCGATCGCGATATTGTGGACAATCACTCTGGTTGTCGCCGGGCGCTCACCAGAGCCACGAGTGGCTATCGCCAATCTCGCGCCCAATGCCATCTCTGGCAGCGCGCTTCTCGCCGCTTTCGGCCTTGCCATGCGCCAGACACAGGTCCTGTGGCTGGCGCTGCTGCTGGCGGTCTCACTGGTCGCTTTCCTGATCGATCTTCGGATCAGGCTTGCGGATCAGGCCTCCGGATTAAGGCGGCGGACGGATTGATTGAGTGCGGCAGCAGCCGTCACCCAGACAAGATAGGGAACGAACAAGGCGGAGGCGAGCGGCGCTACGGGCCAGGCAAACAGGATGAACAGCGCAATCGAAAGCCAGAGAACTGAAACATCCGCGAGCGCGAGATCCATGCGCCGCATGCCGAAGAAGAAATAAGACCAGAGCGCGTTGGCCACGATTTGCACTGACCACAGGGCCATGGGCAGCGACCAGCCGGCAACATCCCAAATCAGCCAGCCTGCATAGCCGATCAGCACGTAAAGGATCGTCCAGACCACGGGAAAGGCCCAATTGGGCGGAGTCCAGCTCGGTTTGCGCAGATTCTCGTACCACTCACCGGGCTTGAAGACCGCGCCGCTCGAGGCGGCAGCGAGAACGATGACGAGAAAGACGACTGCGGCCATGATCCGGCTCCGGGTTGGTTTGCGTATATTGAAGCATATGGCCTGCATTCTGGTTCCAAGCTTGGCCCCAGAATGCGAGGCGAACCACCCGGCGAGCAAACCGGAATGGTCGAATTTCATACCAGCATTACTTCTTACTTCATCCGCGATGCCATGGGAGGATACACATGTCGAGGATAATTGCAGCCGCTTGCACCGTCGCAGCCCTTTTGCTGTCTCAGAATGCTTTCGCGCAAGAAGGAGACGCGGCAGCTGGCGAAGCCGTATTCAAGAAATGCACGGCCTGTCACAACGTCGCCGACGCCAAGCACAAGGTCGGCCCTTCCCTTCAGGGTGTCGTCGGCCGTCAACCCGGTGTGGCTGAAGGCTTCAGATACTCCAAGGCAATGACGGATTTTGGCGCCGACAAGGTATGGGACGACGAACAGTTGGCTGCCTACCTCGAGAACCCCCGTGGCGTGGTCAAGGGTACGCGCATGGCCTTCGCCGGTTTGAAGGATCCGAAGGAAATCGCCGACGTCATCGCGTATATGAAAACCTTCCCGGCCCCCTGATCGTTGGGGGTTCGTTCCGCCGGGATGCCAATTCCGGCGGAATTCCGCTCAGAAGTGTAAAAAAAAGTTTACATATCGCTCGTCTTCTCCGAATATGCAGATATTGCACCATTCTCATGCAACCGCTCACCGGATGCGCCAAGCCGGCGCTCGCAGCGACAGCGGACCCAGGAGAATTGGGCTCTTTCGTGGGAGGAGAGCGCGGTGGGTTTTTCTTTTGCGAATGATGTCGCCACCCCTTTGCTTGACCAGGTGTTCGTCCCTGACGACCTGAAAAGCATGGATCAGGCGGCGCTCTGTCGTCTCGCGCAGGAACTGCGCGGCGAGACCCTCCGGGTCGTGTCCGAGACGGGCGGTCACCTCGGCTCCAGTCTCGGCGTCATAGAACTGACGGTTGCGATCCACGCCTCTTTCTCGGCCCCGCACGACACGATCATCTGGGATGTGAGCCACCAGTGTTATCCCCACAAGATCCTGACCGGACGGCGGGACCGCATGCGCAGCCTGCGCAAGAAGGACGGTCTGTCAGGCTTCACCCGCCGCGGTGAAAGCCCTTTCGACCCCTTTGGCGCCGCTCACTCGTCCACGTCGATTTCGGCAGGCCTCGGCTTTGCCACTGCCAGGGACTTGAAGGGGGAAGACGGACACGTCGTGTGCATCATTGGCGACGGCGCGATGTCCGCCGGCATGGCCTTCGAGGCGATGAACAATGCCGGGGCATCAGGCCGCCCGCTGATCGTCATTCTCAACGACAACGATATGTCGATTTCTGCCTCGACTGGAGCGCTCAACCGCC encodes the following:
- a CDS encoding geranylgeranyl diphosphate reductase, which gives rise to MSKIYDVVVVGGGPCGAMAAERLAEKGHSVLLIDPDNRIKPCGGAIPSRALADFAIPETQLVARTNAARIIAPSGRTVDMTIGDIGYVGMVDRAAFDPYLRQRAADAGAERLCGKLDEMTEGDGDLLELTVESTIKDAGPEPIQIRARRVIGADGANSAVRRLMFPASRKPPYVFAYHEIVESPPNADEAVFKADRCDVVYDGRISPDFYGWVFPHGGQTSIGTGTAVKGHNIRGATRALKLAAGLGDCRVIRREGAPLPLKPMKRWDNGRNVLLAGDAAGTVAPSSGEGIYYAMLCGRLSADSVHQSLLTNSGRALADARRTFMRAHGRVFLILGIMQTIWYRNDRLREKFVAMCADPDVQRLTWESYLNKKLVRRDPLAHVRVFFKDLAKLFGIPAGQR
- a CDS encoding TspO/MBR family protein, whose protein sequence is MAAVVFLVIVLAAASSGAVFKPGEWYENLRKPSWTPPNWAFPVVWTILYVLIGYAGWLIWDVAGWSLPMALWSVQIVANALWSYFFFGMRRMDLALADVSVLWLSIALFILFAWPVAPLASALFVPYLVWVTAAAALNQSVRRLNPEA
- a CDS encoding c-type cytochrome, whose protein sequence is MSRIIAAACTVAALLLSQNAFAQEGDAAAGEAVFKKCTACHNVADAKHKVGPSLQGVVGRQPGVAEGFRYSKAMTDFGADKVWDDEQLAAYLENPRGVVKGTRMAFAGLKDPKEIADVIAYMKTFPAP